TATTTTTAAGAGTTCCCAAATATATAGTGAAAACTAACAGATAGACCTACAAGCACTCAAAATACTGAATAAAATCATTAAAACTTGTTGAATTAAAGCAGCTTATTGAGGACAACAAAATGGAAAGATAACTATAAATATTAAATTTATAGACTAAAAATACCTACCAAAATCTTACTGAATTATAAGTAGAAATTATCATTAGCTAAGATATCTACCGAAAAAGTTTCACTCAGTTAACAAATCAGTTTAAGATGGGGAAGGCGTAATAATACTTAATATTTACTATAACTATGGCAGTAAAAGTAGAAATATATACCTGGAGTCGTTGTCCGTTTTGTATTCGTGCCAAAGGTCTATTGGACGAAAAAGGAGTTGAATATAGTGAATATTGTATTGATGGAGATGAAGATGCCAGGGATAAGATGAGAGCAAGAGCTAATGGCAAATCTAGCTTACCGCAAATATTTATTAACGATCGCCATATTGGCGGATGCGATAATCTTTATGCTTTAGAAGGCAATGGAGAATTAGACCCTCTATTGTAGAGATGTATTCTGAAACTGTACCTTATTAAATTAGGAGTGCAGAGAAATTAACTTAAAGGTAACAGCGTGAAACTGGCATTTATCATTGATCCTATAGCCAAACTAGATCCTGGACACGATAGTAGTGTTGCCATGATGGAAGCAGCGCAGTTATTAGGTCATCAAGTTTGGATTACGGTCGCCAATCAACTGAGCATTATTGAGGGAAAGGCTTGGGGATACTTACAAGCCGTCAATCTTAAACCGGTAAAGTTGGTTGATGAACATTGGCAGGCAGAAACAGATTGGTATCAGATTCAGGGCAAAATTTTAACTTGTCTGGAGGAAATGGACGCTGTATTTATGCGCACCGATCCTCCTGTTACTGTTCCTTATTTGTATACGACGTACATATTAGATCTAATTGATCGCCGTAAAACTTTAGTAGTTAATTCTCCTCAAGGATTAAGAACTGCTAACGAAAAAGTATATGCCCTACAATTTACCTCTGTAATCCCTGAAACTATCGTCAGCCAAGATAAGTTAGTAATTGCCAAATTTATAGATGAGAAAAAATCTGCTGTCTTAAAACCTTTGGGTGGTAAAGGAGGAGAGGGAATCTTATTTTTAGAAGCGGGCGATCGCAATTTTAATTCTATAATTGAAGTTAGCACTTACCGAGGGCGCGAACCCGTAATGGTTCAAGAATATTTATCTGCTGCTAAAGAAGGTGATAAAAGAATCATTATGCTAGATGGTGAACCCATTGGCGCAGTTAATCGTGTTCCTAGTGGTAATGATTTTAGAGGCAATATGGCAGTAGGGGGCAAAGCAGCAAAGATAGATATTACCGATAGAGAACAAGAAATTTGCGCGCTGGTTGCGCCCCAATTAAAAGCTGATGAGCTTTATTTTGTAGGCATTGATGTAATTGGTGGATATTTAACGGAAGTTAACGTTACTAGTCCAACAGGAATCAGAGAAATAGATCGCCTTAATAATGTCAGCTTAGGTGAGAAAGTTATTAAATGGGTAGAAAACAAGCTATCTAGATAGTGCTATTAAATTAGTAATCAGTTAGGGGCGAACGGCCGTTCGCCCGTACATCAGTAATGCACGCATTATCAATTCCAACCTGGATAGTTCATGTCTCTAGCGTCCTTGAATGGGCTGCTGCTATTTACTACATTTGGCAGTATGGAGAGGTTACAGGCGATCGCTCTTGGTATAATTTATCATTTGCTATGTTGCCTGCCTTAGTTAGTGCTATGTGTGCCTGTACCTGGCACTTTTTTGATAATACTCAATCTCTTGACTGGCTGGTTATCTTGCAGGCATCAATGACTGTAGTAGGAAATACTACAGTCTGTATTGCTGCTTGGGGAATTTGGAAAGCTTCTCGTCAGAACAGAATTAATACTCCTAATTCTCAATCAACGGTAAATCATGAATAAAGAAAGTTTATTTGCCATCTCTTTGTTTCCCTATCTTGGTTTTTTGTGGTTTATGACTCGCTCAGGAAAAACACCACGCTTGGCTTTAATTGGCTTTTATGTTCTATTAATTTTTGTGATAGTTACAATTCCTGCGGGCATCTATGCTCAAGCCCATTACGGAAAAGAATTAGCTAATGTCGATTGGCTTCATGGCAGCGCAGAATTGTTTTTAACTCTTTCCAATATTTTAGTGGTTTTGGGTTTTCGTCAGGCAATTATCAAACTGAAAAAGACTGAATAATACTGAACCCAGACAAGTTTTACTTTATCTGGGTTCGATTGCTATATGCTGACCTTTTATATTGGTTGGTCAGCGTTATTTATAGCCTATAGTCTAAGCTGCTTACCTGGCTTAACACTGTGATCCGAATCACGAAGTTCGCGAACTTAACAAAAGCCTGGTTATTTGTCGATGCGATCGCCAAATAAAAATTAGATTTAATTAATCACCTAAATTAAGCTTGCTCTAACCTCATTTAATTATTAGAAGTCAGAGGAATGGAAATAGATGCTGCTGCGGGCTGTTCGATTTCCGTAGGTGCGTCGTCTTTGACCAAAGAACGAGAATTATCGCCAGCCGTAAACATATTGCCAACCATGGCAAACATGGCATCAATTTTGCGTTTGCGCCATTCGGCAACTAAAGCATCTACCTGTGTATTCGATAATCTCCGCTGCATTGCTTCATAGAGGTAGGCTGCGTGTCTGGTTTCGTCTTCGGCGACGCTGAGGATACTCTGCTGTAGATTACGGCTTTTAGGTTCGTGTTCGGGTAAGGCTCTTGCCATCCGTGCAAAATCTTTACTGGCATCTAGCTCTAGGATATAAGTGCTAGCCATAAACACCTGCCAATCTATTTTGTCAGCTTTGAGTGATGCTGGATCATAATCACGATAATACTTACCAAAGAAAGGACTAGGCTTTTCTGTTTTTTTGCTCTGCTGTTTTCTTTCCTCAAAAGTCATTACCTGTTTTCCTAGCTGCTTGAGTCCATGAGCAAAGATTTGACCATGGCGTTTTTCATCGGCAGCATGGATCGTTAGCTTCTCGGCTAGCCAGGTATCTCCTTCTGTAGAGGCTCTTGCTGCTAGATTACTCAAAAAAGGTACTGCTCCAGATTCGGCTAGTTGAAAACCTGCTAGG
This DNA window, taken from Pleurocapsa sp. FMAR1, encodes the following:
- the grxC gene encoding glutaredoxin 3, whose amino-acid sequence is MAVKVEIYTWSRCPFCIRAKGLLDEKGVEYSEYCIDGDEDARDKMRARANGKSSLPQIFINDRHIGGCDNLYALEGNGELDPLL
- a CDS encoding DUF2499 domain-containing protein, with the protein product MHALSIPTWIVHVSSVLEWAAAIYYIWQYGEVTGDRSWYNLSFAMLPALVSAMCACTWHFFDNTQSLDWLVILQASMTVVGNTTVCIAAWGIWKASRQNRINTPNSQSTVNHE
- a CDS encoding DUF3593 domain-containing protein; translated protein: MNKESLFAISLFPYLGFLWFMTRSGKTPRLALIGFYVLLIFVIVTIPAGIYAQAHYGKELANVDWLHGSAELFLTLSNILVVLGFRQAIIKLKKTE
- the gshB gene encoding glutathione synthase, with product MKLAFIIDPIAKLDPGHDSSVAMMEAAQLLGHQVWITVANQLSIIEGKAWGYLQAVNLKPVKLVDEHWQAETDWYQIQGKILTCLEEMDAVFMRTDPPVTVPYLYTTYILDLIDRRKTLVVNSPQGLRTANEKVYALQFTSVIPETIVSQDKLVIAKFIDEKKSAVLKPLGGKGGEGILFLEAGDRNFNSIIEVSTYRGREPVMVQEYLSAAKEGDKRIIMLDGEPIGAVNRVPSGNDFRGNMAVGGKAAKIDITDREQEICALVAPQLKADELYFVGIDVIGGYLTEVNVTSPTGIREIDRLNNVSLGEKVIKWVENKLSR
- a CDS encoding ferritin-like domain-containing protein: MDFFTNILNAIGSGATAYILANRLRDPQTRPNTLAGFQLAESGAVPFLSNLAARASTEGDTWLAEKLTIHAADEKRHGQIFAHGLKQLGKQVMTFEERKQQSKKTEKPSPFFGKYYRDYDPASLKADKIDWQVFMASTYILELDASKDFARMARALPEHEPKSRNLQQSILSVAEDETRHAAYLYEAMQRRLSNTQVDALVAEWRKRKIDAMFAMVGNMFTAGDNSRSLVKDDAPTEIEQPAAASISIPLTSNN